The Micromonospora sp. M71_S20 genome window below encodes:
- a CDS encoding PrsW family intramembrane metalloprotease, producing MRPDQAAGDGYADRMADTPPGAPLPPSPTAPAVPPPGGAGPRMPLRRLGWGRALVLAGTVLFIAACALFMVFRLGENLGVEALLIGLVAAILPVPVLVGCFLWLDRYEPEPLKYLIFCFVWGAFVSTAASLEVNGFFAGLFEDWGLPTALTAVLVAPFIEELTKAIGPILLLIFRRREFSGITDALVYCGLSAVGFAMVENILYLGGYGYATGVERYGPATGTQQVIAIFIVRILLFGFAHPLFTSMTGVGLGIAARAASRWVRVLAPLAGLLLAMMLHGLWNLLPTLTQATGETLIMLYGFIGVMVPLFFGMVGLAVWLRAWEGRLTERTLPDYVRAGWLTPPEVAALSSLGRRHAARVWAKRVAGDGGLKAMRGYQFAATRLALLRDGALRGLDRRPVDRERTAREERELLEAIGAYRSYFVGRDPQVPAGIWDGHRYHLRFPDGTQRTVEAPDEPVVPIPVVLVPPPPPVHPAGFGPPGWYGQQPLAPWPPGRP from the coding sequence ATGCGGCCGGACCAGGCGGCCGGGGATGGCTACGCTGACCGCATGGCCGACACCCCGCCCGGCGCACCCCTGCCGCCGTCGCCGACCGCGCCCGCCGTTCCGCCGCCCGGCGGGGCCGGGCCCCGGATGCCGCTGCGTCGGCTGGGGTGGGGTCGGGCCCTGGTGCTGGCCGGCACCGTCCTGTTCATCGCGGCCTGCGCGCTGTTCATGGTCTTCAGACTCGGTGAGAATCTCGGCGTCGAGGCGCTGCTGATCGGCCTGGTCGCCGCGATCCTCCCGGTTCCGGTGCTGGTGGGCTGTTTCCTCTGGCTGGACCGCTATGAACCGGAGCCCCTGAAATACCTGATCTTCTGCTTCGTCTGGGGCGCTTTCGTCTCCACCGCCGCATCACTTGAGGTCAACGGCTTCTTCGCGGGGCTGTTCGAGGACTGGGGGCTGCCGACCGCGCTGACCGCGGTGCTGGTCGCGCCGTTCATCGAGGAGCTGACCAAGGCCATCGGGCCGATCCTGCTGCTGATCTTCCGTCGGCGGGAGTTCTCCGGCATCACCGACGCCCTGGTCTACTGCGGGCTCTCCGCGGTCGGCTTCGCCATGGTGGAGAACATCCTTTACCTGGGCGGCTACGGCTACGCCACCGGCGTGGAGCGGTACGGGCCGGCGACCGGCACCCAGCAGGTCATCGCCATCTTCATCGTCCGGATCCTGCTCTTCGGCTTCGCCCACCCGCTGTTCACCTCCATGACCGGGGTGGGGCTGGGCATCGCCGCGCGCGCCGCCAGCCGGTGGGTGCGGGTGCTCGCGCCGCTCGCCGGCCTGCTGCTGGCGATGATGCTGCACGGGCTCTGGAACCTGCTGCCGACGCTCACCCAGGCCACCGGCGAGACGCTGATCATGCTGTACGGGTTCATCGGCGTGATGGTGCCGTTGTTCTTCGGCATGGTCGGGCTCGCCGTGTGGCTACGGGCCTGGGAGGGGCGGCTCACCGAGCGGACCCTGCCCGACTACGTCCGGGCGGGTTGGCTGACCCCGCCGGAGGTGGCGGCGCTGAGCAGCCTGGGACGGCGGCACGCGGCCCGGGTGTGGGCCAAGCGGGTGGCCGGCGACGGCGGGCTGAAGGCGATGCGCGGCTACCAGTTCGCGGCGACCCGGCTGGCGCTGCTGCGCGACGGCGCGCTGCGCGGCCTGGACCGCCGCCCGGTGGACCGGGAGCGGACCGCGCGGGAGGAACGCGAGCTGCTGGAGGCGATCGGCGCGTACCGGTCGTACTTCGTGGGCCGCGACCCGCAGGTGCCGGCGGGGATCTGGGACGGGCACCGCTACCACCTGCGGTTCCCGGACGGCACGCAGCGGACGGTCGAGGCGCCGGACGAGCCCGTCGTGCCGATCCCGGTGGTGCTCGTCCCGCCGCCGCCCCCGGTGCACCCGGCCGGCTTCGGCCCGCCCGGCTGGTACGGCCAGCAGCCGCTGGCGCCGTGGCCCCCCGGTCGCCCCTGA